One Tripterygium wilfordii isolate XIE 37 chromosome 10, ASM1340144v1, whole genome shotgun sequence DNA segment encodes these proteins:
- the LOC120008129 gene encoding uncharacterized protein LOC120008129 gives MKFCPDFSSCCLPTADRTTTTATATQAPKLSRTDYVSDAKRNRSESELALAATHWRSKLSMISEDGVVVDSDIKRGQREKKSSTGRSTVKQRKFGCNNRNSLQMIIRAFSPSPFLF, from the exons ATGAAGTTCTGCCCTGATTTTAGCTCCTGCTGCCTTCCTACGGCTGATAGAACTACCACCACCGCAACTGCCACGCAAGCGCCGAAGCTGAGCCGCACTGACTATGTCAGCGACGCGAAGCGCAACAGGTCGGAATCCGAGTTAGCACTTGCGGCAACGCATTGGCGGTCCAAGCTCTCAATGATATCCGAAGACGGCGTCGTTGTGGATTCCGATATCAAGCGTGGACAGCGTGAGAAGAAATCGTCGACTGGCAGATCCACTGTCAAGCAACGCAAATTTGGCTGCAATAATAG gAATTCTTTACAGATGATAATTCGGGCATTCTCACCGTCGCCGTTCTTGTTTTGA
- the LOC120007896 gene encoding BTB/POZ domain-containing protein At3g22104-like: MAVCCDLQVDVNGEEIFMVDKKIISSYSGRLRKLFGKSAGTAENLKVLFHDFPGGAECFELISMFCYNNGRVNINPSNIYLLYCGAQFMEMNCSVSGKHNLLEKTEKSLDEIGYWTWPELLVALKHCQELPMVESTSCVIEKFIDSLVGKMAVASELSPCPSTSSPESSSFRVSCGTRSTESFKNSFSRATWWFEDLLVLSPSLVEMVIKSMVGCKFDHSIISKFLFYYQRSKIFAAKSDKCKAIETIIDILNTLEWNSISCKSLFGILQVALSLRISKCCRRKLESMIGSQLDQATLDNLLVPSPHGMNYLYDVNLVLRIFKAFLHGGNRQVSLEQLRKVSSLMDLYMAEVAPDPGLKPSKFLALALALPDSARESHDEIYRAIDIYLEVHARLSEEGKNTICFALNYDKLSSEACVHLSQNTRFPSKLAVQALKSQQLKLKSLIQNTNNPKSYTDSPCQFKEIRNKEEKDEASEQIVLYSRKLDYSTDDKEQLREHIQGMQLRVIELEKVCRKMQTRMSKNAKSKTPSHGTARSLPRLCS; the protein is encoded by the exons ATGGCAGTTTGCTGTGATCTTCAAGTGGATGTCAATGGGGAAGAGATCTTCATGGTGGACAAG aaaattatttcttcctaTTCAGGCAGATTAAGAAAATTGTTTGGTAAGTCAGCTGGGACTGCGGAAAATCTGAAAGTGCTATTTCATGACTTTCCAGGAGGGGCAGAGTGTTTTGAGCTTATTTCAATGTTTTGCTATAACAATGGAAGGGTTAATATAAATCCTTCTAATATCTATCTCCTATATTGTGGTGCACAATTCATGGAAATGAACTGTTCTGTATCTGGAAAGCATAATTTGTTGGAAAAAACGGAGAAGTCGCTTGATGAGATTGGGTATTGGACATGGCCTGAGCTTTTAGTTGCTTTGAAGCACTGTCAAGAGTTACCGATGGTCGAGAGTACTTCATGTGTAATAGAGAAATTTATTGATTCCCTTGTGGGAAAGATGGCTGTTGCCAGTGAATTAAGCCCGTGTCCGTCTACTTCGTCCCCAGAGAGTTCAAGTTTTCGGGTTTCTTGTGGCACCAGAAGCACTGAGAGTTTCAAGAACAGCTTCTCCAGAGCAACATGGTGGTTTGAGGATCTTCTAGTATTGAGTCCAAGTCTGGTTGAAATGGTCATCAAATCAATGGTTGGGTGTAAATTCGATCATAGTATCATCAGCAAGTTCCTCTTTTACTACCAAAGGTCCAAAATTTTCGCAGCCAAATCCGACAAGTGTAAGGCTATTGAGACAATCATCGATATCCTAAACACTCTTGAATGGAACTCCATTTCATGTAAGAGTTTATTTGGGATTCTTCAAGTGGCATTAAGTTTGAGAATAAGCAAATGCTGCAGGAGGAAGTTGGAGAGTATGATCGGTTCTCAGTTGGATCAAGCAACATTAGATAATCTGCTTGTTCCATCTCCACATGGAATGAACTACTTATATGATGTAAATCTTGTTCTGAGAATCTTTAAGGCATTTCTGCACGGAGGAAACCGTCAAGTATCTCTCGAGCAACTGAGAAAAGTTTCTAGCTTGATGGATTTGTACATGGCAGAAGTAGCCCCTGATCCCGGTTTGAAACCTTCCAAGTTCTTGGCTTTAGCCTTGGCCCTTCCGGATTCTGCTAGAGAATCTCATGACGAAATCTACCGTGCCATAGACATATATCTGGAG GTACATGCAAGATTATCAGAAGAGGGAAAGAATACaatatgttttgcattgaattATGACAAGCTCTCCTCTGAGGCCTGTGTACATCTTTCTCAGAATACAAGATTTCCATCAAAACTTGCAGTCCAAGCTCTCAAATCTCAACAGCTCAAACTTAAGAGCTTAATCCAGAACACCAATAATCCCAAATCCTACACTGACTCACCTTGTCAATTCAAGGAAATAAGAAACAAGGAGGAGAAAGATGAAGCCAGTGAACAGATTGTGCTCTATTCTCGGAAGCTTGATTATTCGACCGATGACAAAGAACAACTAAGAGAACATATTCAAGGAATGCAATTGAGGGTGATTGAATTGGAGAAGGTTTGCAGGAAAATGCAAACCCGGATGTCAAAAAACGCGAAATCAAAAACTCCAAGCCATGGTACTGCTAGATCATTACCCAGGCTGTGTTCATGA